One window of the Camelina sativa cultivar DH55 chromosome 1, Cs, whole genome shotgun sequence genome contains the following:
- the LOC109127035 gene encoding uncharacterized protein At3g43530-like → MTIVRDGGRVYDSTERAVEEIGEALNETNPLTEPSPPTELSQATEEREAEGDGEEEISDAHDTNDNDDDEEQPLQPEDMFFYPPEYTKSCKLGTRCTMTQKVNFIDQFEPERKWFREHSQFKHIFHMPQEPNHMIQGMWMLFLCTACTEMQRECWFVVNGVPVRYSLREHALLTGLDCHDYPTYYKDKKLWSYKCVQRVFGRNDKIKISDVEAKLEEMLNRSIDRRKLTILYFLSKIVVAKSKADGNIDPFILSVIDDLDTCEKFPWGRYSFAKCMNGIRVDVPAEKDCPRMCKYKFSESLMRGFSLDEINAALGSIKNITSILKPDEEEKALLSRIIDDNSADEGIGFIDPIVDSWREHLIVKKKKILWKGVYQTDLEHRNVQIPYEVHEKVDEIRGDELPEPALSLLQLKETMEKGFSLLNKKIGDVEEKIKGLDVRVVDLERCVAHEIGKRVK, encoded by the exons ATGACTATTGTAAGAGACGGTGGTAGAGTATATGATTCGACAGAAAGAGCAGTTGAAGAAATAGGAGAAGCTCTAAACGAAACTAATCCTCTCACAGAACCATCACCTCCCACAGAACTATCACAAGCAACAGAAGAACGAGAAGCAGAAGGTGATGGGGAAGAAGAAATCTCAGATGCTCAT GATAcaaatgataatgatgatgatgaagagcaaCCGCTGCAGCCAGAGGATATGTTCTTCTATCCACCTGAATACACCAAGAGTTGTAAATTAGGCACAAGGTGTACTATGACGCAGAAGGTGAATTTCATTGATCAGTTTGAGCCAGAACGGAAATGGTTTAGAGAGCATTCTCAGTTTAAGCACATATTCCATATGCCTCAGGAGCCAAATCACATGATTCAAGGCATGTGGATGCTTTTTCTTTGCACAGCTTGTACGGAGATGCAAAGAGAATGCTGGTTTGTGGTAAACGGAGTCCCTGTTAGGTATTCGTTGAGAGAACATGCACTTTTAACTGGATTGGACTGCCATGATTACCCCACTTATTATAAGGATAAAAAGTTGTGGTCTTACAAGTGTGTTCAGAGGGTGTTTGGAAGAAatgataaaatcaaaataagtgaTGTCGAAGCAAAACTAGAGGAAATGCTGAATAGGAGTATTGACCGGAGGAAGTTGACTATCTTGTACTTCTTAAGCAAGATAGTGGTAGCGAAGTCAAAGGCCGATGGAAACATAGATCCGTTTATTCTGAGTGTTATTGATGATTTGGATACTTGTGAGAAGTTTCCATGGGGACGTTATTCATTCGCTAAATGTATGAATGGGATCCG AGTAGATGTACCCGCAGAGAAAGACTGTCCACGCATGTGCAAGTACAAGTTCTCTGAAAGTTTAATGCGAGGATTTTCATTGGATGAAATAAATGCAGCACTTGGAAGTATTAAG AATATAACTAGCATCTTGAAACCGgatgaggaagagaaagctCTTTTGAGCCGCATAATAGACGATAATTCTGCTGATGAAGGGATAGGTTTTATAGATCCCATTGTTGATAGTTGGAGAGAGCATCTtatcgtgaagaagaagaaaatattgtggAAGGGTGTTTACCAAACAGACTTAGAGCACAGAAATGTTCAAATCCCCTATGAAGTCCATGAGAAGGTTGATGAAATCAGAGGTGATGAACTCCCTGAACCTGCATTGTCGCTGTTACAATTAAAGGAGACTATGGAGAAAGGGTTTAGTTtgctaaacaaaaaaattggtgatGTAGAGGAAAAAATCAAGGGTTTAGATGTGCGAGTGGTTGATCTTGAAAGATGTGTGGCACATGAGATTGGAAAAAGAGTGAAATAA
- the LOC104791519 gene encoding F-box/LRR-repeat protein 10 isoform X1 encodes MATTTVVCGDVEGCDVERRTLDLLPAALLETIMTKLDVASLCSLASTCKTLQSCVTRVLTFTPNFHVFNVSLSMETVRPLLYPNQQLSSLKLDCGRLGNSSIDILARPSLREISLHNCRDFSGDLISEIGRKCKDLRLLCLGSVAEKVGRSISRCALEDLLNGCSHLEVLALMFDLSLYLRPGDGRIFGLVSDKLTHLELGHISSRMMTQLLTPTEMSGQDSNRVASTVLQNVQQLRLSVDCITDGVVKAISNSLTSLIDLDIRDAPLEDPRQLSDLTDFGLHEINQNGKLKHLSLIRSQEFHPTYFRRVSDQGMLFLADKCLGMESICLGGFCRVTDAGFKTILHSCASLSKFSIYHGPKLTDLVFHDILATTLSLSHVSLRRCHLLTDHAIQKLASSLKLENLDLRGCRNLRDETLKAVSHLPKLKVLLLDGTDISDTGLSYLKGGVLASLVSLSVRGCRNLTDKFMSTLFDGSSKMPLRELDLSNLPNLTDGAIFALAKSGAPITKLQLRECRLIGDPSVMALASTRVHEDECPGSSLSLLDLYDCGSITQLSFKWLKKPFFPRLKWLGITGSVNRDIVDALARRRPQLQVSCRGEELGNDGEDDWDSADIHQHIEAQEDELEQWILGDEGDVEMEDAEEESEEDASEED; translated from the exons ATGGCTACCACCACCGTCGTGTGCGGCGATGTTGAAGGTTGCGATGTCGAGAGAAGAACCCTGGATCTGTTACCGGCGGCTCTCTTGGAGACTATCATGACGAAACTCGATGTTGCATCTCTCTGCTCGTTGGCTTCTACTTGCAAAACACTTCAGAGCTGTGTCACTCGTGTCCTCACCTTCACTCCCAACTTCCACGTCTTC AATGTTTCATTGTCAATGGAAACTGTTAGACCACTATTGTATCCAAATCAACAACTTTCAAGcctcaagcttgattgtggaaGACTTGGTAACTCATCTATTGACATACTGGCACGCCCTTCTCTACGGGAGATTTCACTTCACAACTGTAGAGATTTCAGCGGCGATCTCATCTCTGAAATTGGTAGGAAATGCAAGGATTTAAG GCTTCTCTGTTTGGGTTCAGTAGCAGAGAAAGTTGGTAGAAGTATTAGCCGTTGTGCTTTGGAAGATTTACTTAATGGCTGCTCCCATTTAGAG gttttagCACTCATGTTTGACCTCTCATTGTATCTGCGTCCTGGTGATGGTCGCATTTTTGGGTTGGTATCTGATAAACTCACCCATCTGGAGCTAGGACACATCTCGTCAAGGATGATGACTCAACTACTCACTCCAACTGAAATGTCGGGGCAAGACAGCAACCGAGTTGCATCTACTGTGCTACAGAATGTCCAACAGTTGCGTCTCTCAGTGGATTGTATTACTGATGGTGTGGTTAAGGCAATATCGAACTCTCTTACGTCTTTGATAGATTTGGACATAAGAGATGCGCCCCTTGAGGATCCAAGGCAATTGTCAGACCTTACGGATTTTGGGCTTCATGAGATTAATCAAAACGGTAAGCTGAAGCACCTCTCCCTAATCCGTAGTCAGGAGTTTCACCCTACTTATTTCCGGCGAGTTAGTGATCAAGGAATGCTTTTTCTTGCTGACAAGTGCTTGGGCATGGAAAGCATTTGCCTTGGTGGATTTTGTCGGGTAACAGATGCTGGTTTCAAGACTATTCTGCACTCTTGCGCTAGCCTCTCCAAGTTTAGCATATATCATGGACCTAAACTGACGGATCTTGTCTTCCATGACATCTTAGCTACTACTCTATCGCTTAGTCATGTTAGCTTAAGAAGGTGCCATCTTCTTACGGACCACGCGATTCAAAAGCTAGCGTCAAGTCTCAAGCTGGAGAATCTTGACCTAAGAGGGTGCAGAAACCTGAGGGATGAAACCTTAAAAGCCGTATCTCATCTGCCAAAACTGAAGGTTTTACTTCTTGATGGCACTGATATAAGCGACACAGGGCTTTCGTATCTGAAAGGAGGAGTTTTGGCGTCCCTAGTTTCTTTATCTGTTAGAGGTTGCAGAAACCTAACAGATAAATTCATGTCTACCTTATTTGATGGATCCTCAAAAATGCCGTTGCGGGAACTCGACTTGTCTAATCTTCCTAATCTAACGGATGGTGCCATTTTTGCACTAGCGAAATCTGGAGCCCCAATCACAAAACTGCAACTAAGAGAGTGTAGACTCATTGGTGATCCCTCGGTTATGGCTCTTGCATCCACACGTGTTCACGAAGACGAATGTCCTGGAAGTAGCTTGTCTCTGTTGGATCTTTATGACTGTGGTAGCATCACGCAACTCTCATTCAAATGGCTAAAGAAACCGTTTTTCCCGAGGCTGAAATGGTTAGGAATCACAGGAAGTGTGAACAGAGATATTGTAGATGCGTTGGCAAGGAGACGACCACAATTACAGGTCTCTTGCCGCGGAGAAGAGCTGGGAAATGATGGGGAAGACGACTGGGACTCTGCTGACATACACCAACACATAGAAGCACAAGAAGACGAGCTTGAACAGTGGATCCTAGGAGACGAAGGTGATGTTGAAATGGAAGAtgcagaagaagagagtgaagaagatgcaAGTGAAGAAGACTGA
- the LOC104791519 gene encoding F-box/LRR-repeat protein 10 isoform X2, translating to MLHLSARWLLLAKHFRAVSLVSSPSLPTSTSSFVFLIFVAVGFGFQNVSLSMETVRPLLYPNQQLSSLKLDCGRLGNSSIDILARPSLREISLHNCRDFSGDLISEIGRKCKDLRLLCLGSVAEKVGRSISRCALEDLLNGCSHLEVLALMFDLSLYLRPGDGRIFGLVSDKLTHLELGHISSRMMTQLLTPTEMSGQDSNRVASTVLQNVQQLRLSVDCITDGVVKAISNSLTSLIDLDIRDAPLEDPRQLSDLTDFGLHEINQNGKLKHLSLIRSQEFHPTYFRRVSDQGMLFLADKCLGMESICLGGFCRVTDAGFKTILHSCASLSKFSIYHGPKLTDLVFHDILATTLSLSHVSLRRCHLLTDHAIQKLASSLKLENLDLRGCRNLRDETLKAVSHLPKLKVLLLDGTDISDTGLSYLKGGVLASLVSLSVRGCRNLTDKFMSTLFDGSSKMPLRELDLSNLPNLTDGAIFALAKSGAPITKLQLRECRLIGDPSVMALASTRVHEDECPGSSLSLLDLYDCGSITQLSFKWLKKPFFPRLKWLGITGSVNRDIVDALARRRPQLQVSCRGEELGNDGEDDWDSADIHQHIEAQEDELEQWILGDEGDVEMEDAEEESEEDASEED from the exons ATGTTGCATCTCTCTGCTCGTTGGCTTCTACTTGCAAAACACTTCAGAGCTGTGTCACTCGTGTCCTCACCTTCACTCCCAACTTCCACGTCTTC ttttgtctttttgatcTTTGTTGCTGTGGGTTTTGGGTTTCAGAATGTTTCATTGTCAATGGAAACTGTTAGACCACTATTGTATCCAAATCAACAACTTTCAAGcctcaagcttgattgtggaaGACTTGGTAACTCATCTATTGACATACTGGCACGCCCTTCTCTACGGGAGATTTCACTTCACAACTGTAGAGATTTCAGCGGCGATCTCATCTCTGAAATTGGTAGGAAATGCAAGGATTTAAG GCTTCTCTGTTTGGGTTCAGTAGCAGAGAAAGTTGGTAGAAGTATTAGCCGTTGTGCTTTGGAAGATTTACTTAATGGCTGCTCCCATTTAGAG gttttagCACTCATGTTTGACCTCTCATTGTATCTGCGTCCTGGTGATGGTCGCATTTTTGGGTTGGTATCTGATAAACTCACCCATCTGGAGCTAGGACACATCTCGTCAAGGATGATGACTCAACTACTCACTCCAACTGAAATGTCGGGGCAAGACAGCAACCGAGTTGCATCTACTGTGCTACAGAATGTCCAACAGTTGCGTCTCTCAGTGGATTGTATTACTGATGGTGTGGTTAAGGCAATATCGAACTCTCTTACGTCTTTGATAGATTTGGACATAAGAGATGCGCCCCTTGAGGATCCAAGGCAATTGTCAGACCTTACGGATTTTGGGCTTCATGAGATTAATCAAAACGGTAAGCTGAAGCACCTCTCCCTAATCCGTAGTCAGGAGTTTCACCCTACTTATTTCCGGCGAGTTAGTGATCAAGGAATGCTTTTTCTTGCTGACAAGTGCTTGGGCATGGAAAGCATTTGCCTTGGTGGATTTTGTCGGGTAACAGATGCTGGTTTCAAGACTATTCTGCACTCTTGCGCTAGCCTCTCCAAGTTTAGCATATATCATGGACCTAAACTGACGGATCTTGTCTTCCATGACATCTTAGCTACTACTCTATCGCTTAGTCATGTTAGCTTAAGAAGGTGCCATCTTCTTACGGACCACGCGATTCAAAAGCTAGCGTCAAGTCTCAAGCTGGAGAATCTTGACCTAAGAGGGTGCAGAAACCTGAGGGATGAAACCTTAAAAGCCGTATCTCATCTGCCAAAACTGAAGGTTTTACTTCTTGATGGCACTGATATAAGCGACACAGGGCTTTCGTATCTGAAAGGAGGAGTTTTGGCGTCCCTAGTTTCTTTATCTGTTAGAGGTTGCAGAAACCTAACAGATAAATTCATGTCTACCTTATTTGATGGATCCTCAAAAATGCCGTTGCGGGAACTCGACTTGTCTAATCTTCCTAATCTAACGGATGGTGCCATTTTTGCACTAGCGAAATCTGGAGCCCCAATCACAAAACTGCAACTAAGAGAGTGTAGACTCATTGGTGATCCCTCGGTTATGGCTCTTGCATCCACACGTGTTCACGAAGACGAATGTCCTGGAAGTAGCTTGTCTCTGTTGGATCTTTATGACTGTGGTAGCATCACGCAACTCTCATTCAAATGGCTAAAGAAACCGTTTTTCCCGAGGCTGAAATGGTTAGGAATCACAGGAAGTGTGAACAGAGATATTGTAGATGCGTTGGCAAGGAGACGACCACAATTACAGGTCTCTTGCCGCGGAGAAGAGCTGGGAAATGATGGGGAAGACGACTGGGACTCTGCTGACATACACCAACACATAGAAGCACAAGAAGACGAGCTTGAACAGTGGATCCTAGGAGACGAAGGTGATGTTGAAATGGAAGAtgcagaagaagagagtgaagaagatgcaAGTGAAGAAGACTGA